The genomic region GACTAGCATGGAGGCTGTGATAATTTATGTTCCAAAACATTGAACTTCTTATTTTGACAGAAGTGAGAACAATCACCTTCAGCCAGCAGCGAATCTTCAGCGCTGAGAGCGCTCTGGTGCACCACGCCCACCAATGTCTACATCACAATCCAGATGTCCGCCCTGCTTTTTGATGACATGCCACAGAAGAATAAACTGATGGGAaccaaaatgcgcatgcgttacttaGAACCTATGTTAAATGCACATGCgggccaccatgatgtttctacctaggtagaacatctttATAGGGTATGCATAATGAGGAAAAACTGGGTTAGGCAAAATATGGAATTTGTATTAGAAATACCAAGAAAAGGACAGGAAACTTAATAGgtacttattgtaaatatttataatacttaatgatgtttttaaaaaaaaaaaattttttttttgagtttactatccctttaataagtgtgctgctgctgctgctgcaaaaAAGAACATTTCACATAAATATTTAGAAGAAATGTGCTAATATTTTAGTGTTTACTTTTCATTTATTCttgtaaaataaagtgtattaTACTGATCATGAGGAAGGCAGCAATATAATGGCGCTTTATTTGTTTTGGGTGTGCCCATTCGTCATTTCTGGCACTTTTTCAGTAAAACAAACACACCCAAACATACATAAAAAGAATCTGTCACTTGTCCAAAGCCTCTCTTGTAGCACAAATATGTCAGCATTGTGTCTGTTTCCACACTAcccatttttaaaggaacagtcaacactaaaattgttattgtttaacaaaaaatagataacgcctttactaccccttccccagctttgcacaaccaacattgttatattaatgtactttatgacatttaaacctctaaatttctgcctgtttctaagccactaaatacATCCTCTTACCACATGATttgttattagcttttcacaacaggggagtagtagttcatgtgagccatatagataacattgtgctcatgcctgtgggttctgcacaacacagctaaaatgcaagtcaatagataataaaaaatgtcatgtgatcagggggctgtcaaaagtggcttagatacaaaataatcacagaggttaaaagtttattaatataaaacatgttggctgtgcaaaactggggaatgggtaataaagggattatctttttaaacaataaaaaatgttgaattgactgtccctttaaggaaacggtCTCTAAAAATGAAAATGTCAttggtgtaaattaaaaaaaagataataaacatCTCTAGTCTGAAGAAATAATGGTCATTGTATGCCATATAGGGCACATACATACGTGTTTTCAAATAAAATCAAGATACTACACAATTTGCGGAAGGGGGATATATATCCTAGAAAATAAAAGGTTAAAAGAGATGTCCGCTATgtataaatagaattttttttgttttgtttaaatgctGGGACCAAATAGTCCCAAGCTTTGTGTATTTGATtaacaaaagtttttttgtttagttttattttttactttctgtatAAGTTTTTTGTCATTTGAACCTGATATAACTGAGCTTTAAAGTAAATGGTAAATCCTAGCCACCATCTAGCATGCAAtcgctaaaccaaaaatgggccgtctcctaaactttacattcctgcttttcaaataaagataccaatagaacgaagaaaatttaataggagttaattagaaagttgctaaaattgcacgctctatctgaataatgaaagaaaaaatttgggtttcatatccctttaaaggggcagtaaacctaaaaaataaggttatataattctgcacatagtgcagaactatacaacattatcttagccaaactttattcaacataatattgccggtgaaatttgatttaaaaaaaaaaaaaaagagcgtttttcagaccgccgctcttgctctactgagtgggtctggttttcccccgagcgcatctgggcagctgtctagtcacagcccggcctgatcgtgccattacactcaatgcagcttgctcctgctctgtctgatagcgggagcgagctgcattgagtgtaatggcgcgatcaggccgagctgtgactagacagctgcctagatgcgctcagggggaaaaccagaccccttCATTAgtgcaagagcggcggtctgaaaaccccttttttttttcccaatcAGATTTCACCGGccatattatgttgcataaagtttgactaagataatgttatataattctgcactatgtgcagaattagataacattattttctaggtttactgcccctttaagcagggAGCGAGCTTTGAAGCCTCTCCGCTAAGCCGGCATGCAAGTCAAGGCAAAATGTCCAaagagtaaaggctgtgacacactgcaagtgattCGGCACGAGGCGAAGAAGCTGCTTcttgtcgcatcgcttctgaagttcaaatatttcaacacTGAGCACTCAGCTACACGACCTGACGCGGCTGAGCGCAGAGAGATGAAAAGTCAGGACACACTGAGCGTACACAGCCGCATCAATCACGCTGCGTACCGCGCCGCtctgtgtgtcacagccttaagaagCAGGTGTCCCAGTCTGAGACAAACATGTTACAGGTGTCATGTTACATTAAACATGTCCAGGCAGCAAGCACTAGTTACTAAAAACGGCTTATTTTCTAGACAAGGCTGAACATGTCCAGACAACGTAACCAgctagcaataaacttgcagagACCTATATCCCCAGCAATAGCAAATAACTAGGCAGCTACCCCAGGGCAGACTAGATGCAAACGCCACTAGTGATTGACCATAAACAAACACAGAACACAATTAGCTAAAGCACCCTCACAGATGCAGCATGCATGTACGGACTGAAACCAGCAGTGTATTTCCCAAATGGCttatttaaaagggtattttagaagacaataaaacaaaaacacaggcagacatttgtcattttaaataatattaatgaaaaagtctggatatgaaacccaaattttttctttcttggttccaatagagcttgtgatttttaacaacttttcaatttacttctattatctaatttgttttgttctcttggtatcccttgttgaataggatacttaggtaggctcaggagcttctgattggAGGGCTGCACATATAAGCGGATAAGGGAAATGGACCAAGCGCCCTGGGGATACCTCTAGCTGTGTACAAAGGCCGCCTAGCCGGCCAAAGGAAGAAGAATTTGGTGGTGTAATGTAATGTACAAAGCGCCTAAATAAAAGGCTGAGGTGATAATGAATGAGAACGTACCTAATGAGATGTGTGTAAGAAGTTTAATCCTAACAAAGACAcaaaaaagcatacaataaaaacagtgacaataaaatcatacagtaaaattctacaataaaaattagcatggatccatgtaaactgTACAGTGATTACAAATGACAGGTAAATTACAGTAATTGCATATGAGAGGTAAGATTGATAACCTGTGCAATAATTACAAGTGACAGGTGGAGTACATAAAATTGGTGTTAGTACCAAATATGGAGCTAGTGAGCACCAGTTGtagcaaaagcaaaaataaaagtccAGCAACAAATGAAATGCAAATGTCCAAAAGTCAACCGTGTCAATTGGTCCTATGTGAAGAAAAAGATCAAATTGATTCCTTAGTGAAGTGAAGCAAGTGGaaaaatccaaaaagtgaaaaaatgtctacaatcaaaaaatgatgaaaaaatttgAAATGTTGGGATACAAATAAAACCAAATGCAATGAGTAAATGTGATGCAGTAATGCTCAATGAGAAAACCAAAAGGTGGGGTGCTATATACTTCTTGTATTTCATATATAGTTCTGCAAGtccttgtaaaaaaataaaaatagtgtagatggtacaggtctattaaataatattgaaatagtcCTTACCagttgtcgacgcgtttcggcctatataaGGCCCTTTTCAAGACAGTAATAAAATTAGGGGCATCAACGGCTTTATATAAAGGTGACTGATCAAATCATAAGTGGTCATTTTGGTACCAAAATAGTGATACGCCCACTTCCTGTTCAGGGAATTGTGGGTTTTTGAGATGCATAGagattattgcaaatatagttataGCGTAAAGCTTATAGAACATAGAGACAGAAGTATAACATAGATACGGAGGTGCATCATCCTAATTTAGTGATGTTGGCATATATTTCACTGACCATTCCATGAGTGTATGTTGATCGGCCTTGTTCGTAACATAATTTCCGGTATAGgtaaatgacgtcatttccggttttgGTTTTACTGGAAATGCATATGGGAATAATGGGAAGTGGGCGTATCTCTATGCATCGCAATAACCCACAATTCCCTAAACAGGAAGTGGGTGTATcactattttggcgccaaaatgaccacTTATGATTTGATCAGTCACCTTATATAAAGCCATTGATGCCCCTAATTTTATTACTGTCTTAGAAAAAGGCCttatataggccgaaacgcgttgacaactgGTAAgaactatttcaatattatttaatagacctgtaccatctacactattatttttaatttttttacagggaCTTGCAGAACTATATATGAAATACAAGAAGTATATAGCACCCCACCTTTTGGTTTTCTCTTTGAGGATTACTGCATCACATTTACTCATtgcatttggttttatttttatccccacaTTTCTTCATCATTTTTTGATTGTagacatttttttcactttttggatttttCCACTTGCTTCACTTCACTAAGGAATCAATTTGATCTTTTTCTTCACATAGGACCAATTGACACGATTGACTTTTGGACATTTGCATTTCATTTGTTGCCAGACTTTTACTTTTGCTACCACTGGTGCTCACTAGCTCCATATTTGGTACTAACACCAATTTTATGTACTCCACCTGTCTTGCACAGGTTATCAATCTTACCTCTCATGAAATTACTGTAATTTACCTGTCATTTGTAATCACTGTACAGTTTACATGGATCTAtgctaatttttattgtataattttactGTATGATTTTATGATCactgtttttattgtatgctttTAGGTGTCTTTGTTAGGATTAAACTTCTTACACACATCTCATTAGGTACGTTCTCATTCATTATCACCTCGGCCTTTCATTTAGGCGCTTTGTacgctgcacatataagcctcatgttattggctcacccaatgctttaactagctcccagtagtgcattgctttttttccccccaacaaaggataccaagagaatgaagcaaattagataatagaagtaaataggaaagtggcttaaaattgtattctctatataaatcaagaaagaaaaaaaattagttcaTCGTCTGTCCTTCCTACATCATGTTACAGCTatctgccaatcacaaaatgtatatactgtgaactattgcacatgctcagaaggagcgggagcctctgaaagtgtgcatataaaaagattgtgcacattgtgATAACAGAAGTtggattttgttttaatttattttttaaattgccttctctctctgaatcatgaaagtttaattttaaagggatattccagccaaaattggaaaccacatgtgtgcatttcagtattgaacagaagcatttttgtaatatacatgcattggcaaaaatgcttctaataaaagctaatagccgtttcaaaagagtatttacatatgcaacgtgcaccagcattttaaacacagtacttgctcagagagcctcaggtgcttgtaccatctgataatgattcaatttgttaattttttacatgatacaagccccagtgatgatctgagcagctgcagtatttaaaatgtaggtacagtgacaatatctagctatgcttcacatgcacgtgcagagaaaaatgttaacgctaaaacagtaataacttttactagaagcatttttgctaatgcatgtatattgcaaatatgtttctatttaaagatgtaattaatctatgtgcatttaaattttgactggaatgtccctttaactttaatgtccctttaaagacagtttAACACTTTCTCCCTAACAGGCACACTGTTAGTGTATTTTGACAACCATGTACAGAGGTAATACAATATTTGTCACTATATAACTTGTCCAACCCTTTTTAAAATGAGGGTTCACTGTaaccttttaattttaaccaaggaAAGTGAAGAAACATTACAAATAGGACTATTATATACAAAACTGAAAAACATATTCTGCATCTTCTCAAAGAGGGAGTCCAAGCAACTTGCCATGAAAACgtaggtagggttgccaccatGTGCTCCAGTTATCCTCCCTGCATCCAGATTCTGTGCACGTTAACCAGGTATATTGTGTGCATGCACAATGcacactgggaaatgggtaatatagTTAGTGGTGGTCTCATTTCAAGACTTTAACAGTGAAAGGTCCCAATATTGCAGGTCAGGGTTCCTCAATCCCAACAGAAGACACTAAATGGTCAGATTTTCAGAATTACCTTAAAGCGATGTAAACCCAAGCGtaaaacaaacgctaggatttacgatcacaaaaaataaatgttaGTTTCTCTCATCGTTTTGTAAAAAACTGTGTTAGGGTGAGTTTAACATCAttttttacaaaacaataaaagaaaccaacgtttatttttagttatggtaAATCCTAAGGTTTGTTACAaacttgggtttaccatcactttaattacagTTAGTGAGCAACTGATCATATCACCTACGCTATACTTCAGTCATATCAAAATCGGACCTGTAAGTGGGTATTGAAGAACTTTGGCCTTGATGGAAATCCCTAGTTTAAAATCAAGTATATAAAGGTGATCCTTTTGttaaccaaaaacaaaaccacAACTTGGTCACTGCGCATCAGTGTTCTCAAACCTCATAACATGCCaactggcagaaaaaaaaaaaaaagaatatatagcaAAAGTTTAGAAATTTGAAACTTTATCAACTCAAAAATGTTTTACGATACAGTAaaggcaataaaaattattttttttaatttacaaattaatTTGCCTAAAAAATGTAGCTTTTCACCATAGGTGACTGCATATGCACAAGTGTTGCCAAatgataaaatgtataataaaaggcCAGTTCTACCTTTGCAGTTATAAAAACATTAATGCTGTTACGTCACACCAATTAACTTCCTGCCCTCCTTGCTCTCTTTATATAAACTGTGCTTGAACACAAAGGCATTGATTGGATTATCTAATGCAGTTTTCTACCACAGCTGATGTTTTATTCTTATTATCCTCATCAGGTATGTGTAGCGCGCCAACAGATACCGGAGTTAACAGGTTGTTTCATTACAACTTGACAATTCCAAGGAGCCACTGCTGTATTCAGTTTGCTGACTGCTGAAATATTCCAAGcactggagttaaagggacagtgaagtcataattaaacttcatgattcgcattcaattttaaacaactttccaatttacttctgttatcaactttgctttgttctcttggtatcttttattgaagagtaaaactagataaTTTCATAAAAGCTCAGGAGTGCGCAAGTGTCTAACACTATTGCAGCACTGTATAACAAAGATACAAGTAATGCTGCAAACCAATGCTGCCACAGGgtactacagacacgtgcacactcctgagctcttatgatccTACCtatttttacttttcaataaaagataccaagagaacaaagcaaattggaaagatgttcaaaattgtatgctctatttgaatcatggaagtttatttttgactttacagcCCTTTTAATAAATACTGCCCTGTACTCTCTAATGGCTGTTAGGATAACCAATGGAGAAAACACTTGTTTCATATCTAATATGATTTTATCATCTATGTATGTTGCAAATCACCTTAAATGTATAGTATATTTACATTTCAATAAATAACTTGTTTTTCTAAAAGTAGGAAAAGAGATTTATAAGATATTAAACTGGACTCACATTAATTTCCGGAtttcccaccacacacacacacatatatatatatatatatatatatatatatatacatatatatataaataaaacaggaaATGCCCACAAGAATTACATTTTGATCACTGAAACGATAATGacatgtaatgttatttaaaaaaataaagtaaactttGTCTGCTATTACCTGATTTCTCCACCAGCTCTCTGACATCTCTCTTCTCTGGTAAGCCTGAATACCCCAGCCCCCGGCATTCCAAGATGGTCTTTAACTGCCGAAAGCTTAAAGTCACAGGGTCCACCAACTGGCTGGCAAAGATGCCTGATTCATACCACACTATGGTCTCAAAAAACCTGGCCAGCACAAAAAGAATGAGGAAATACAATAGTAGGAAAAATAGCTTGAGCCACATCTTGCAAGTGTCTTCAGTTTTGAAGTTTCCAATGCTGTAAATTGCGGTAGATCACTAGCAGGACTGGACCCAACAACCCCAAAACTGGGTAACGGCACAACCCAGCTGAGCACCCCAACAATCACTAACCCACTAATTTAAGGCGTCTTAAGTGTGAGTGGCAGGTATACGATTCATCCGCTTCATTCCCACAATCCTAAAGTAAACAAACTTCAATAATCTGCTGCTTGGCTTATTGATTCACACATGTAACGCAGCATTGTTAATACAATGATGGGATAATTGACGGCTATACAATGTGTGGGGCTGGCCCTGCTGAGGCATTTATAATCTGCCACTGGGTGATTTAACAAATGTGAGCCTAGACAACATGATTTAGTTTAATCAATTCATGGACAGCAATAACAATTCAGAAATGTTCAGGCTAAAGTAGAAGGAAGCAGAACCGGCTGGAGGGTGCTCACACTTACTGAAAGGCCTGTCTATAGGCCAATGCACTCACAAGACCCTTTGCAATGTCTAAACTACTTTTGCTGCAGCGTGGTCACATTCATTGGGTTTCTCTGGCTGCTAGATTCTCTCACTGAAACTGTCACTGTGGCAGCAGAGTATTCTAAATGATCTTACAGAATCACTAACAAGGTCTGTGTGGCTGCAGGATAGTGTCACTATCAGGGTCCTTCTGGCTATAGGAATATTTCACTAACAGGGCCCCCTCTTGCTGCAGAATGATCTGACAAAGACACTGGTTGCAGGATCACCTCAAACCACACGGCCCCTTTGGCTACAGGGTGATCTTAATGATAGGACCTCTGGCTGCAGGATAGTCTCAATGGCAGGTCCCCTTTTGCTTCAGGATGGTCTCAATGACAGGCCCCCTTTGGCTGCAGGATGGTCTCAATGATAGGCCCCCTTTGGTTGCAGGATGGTCTCAATGACAGGGCCTCTTTGGCTGCAGGATGGTCTCAATGATAGGCCCCCTTTGGTTGCAGGATGGTCTCAATGACAGGGCCTCTTTGGCTGCAGGATGGTCTCAATGATAGGCCCCCTTTGGTTGCAGGATGGTCTCAATAACAGGGCCTCTTTGGCTGCAGGATGGCTAGAACGTCAGGGCCCCTCTGTCTGCAGAATACTGTCACGGTACCCTTATAGTTGCAGGATGGTCATACTGAAAGGGACCTTCTAGTTGCAAGATGCTCTCATAGACAGGATTCTTATAGGTACAGGCAGCTCACACTTACAAGGCTCCTGTTCCTTTGTGACAGGGCACCTTCTGACTGCTGCTGCTCACAGGATCTTTACCCTTTCTGTCACTAGAGACCTTCACACTCCGCCTCCCCGGGTGAGAGGGTCCCAAAAAGGCCTGCGATGTTAGTAACTCTTTCGCAAGCTCTGAAATCCTTAGAAGCGCGTCTACCAATATAATGTTCCCAACCCGGGCCAGGGGGGAGCGCGAAACTGGTATAGCAGGGCAGCAAGCAAAGCAGCGACACAGCAACAGTGACGTCACAGGGCTGCTGACCCCGGCTTGTTTGTGTATGGGAAAGTGGGCAGACCATAGAGAGGGAAGGCGGAGAGAGAGGGTGTGGCTACACAGTGTGAACAAATGACAACAGAGGGATCCTGGCCAACGGGTAAAGAAGTTGACCATAGAGAGGTTGTACATAGACAAGACGCATGCCATTAGCTGGATCATAGAGACGAGAGTATAGTTAGCGCTTACATATATCAATCATTGAGGAAGAAATGCTAGATGGGCTATAGCGGGTGCTGACATGGTGATGTAAAAATGTAAACAAGTAGGTAATTGCGTACACATTCACAAGGGTAAGGGGCAACACAGAAGTGGAGTTCGGGTGACACGTTGTGCAAGTGGTGTCATGCGGTATTTATATCAGTCAGTTTATTAAGCTGCAATCAAGTGTTTATTAGCTGGGGCTACGTACTACTTTTCAATGGAATTATAAATACTAGTATTATACCGTGTGACGTGTGTACTACTCAGTATCTGGAATTGTAACTAACCCACCTAAAGTTGGACACTTTTTCGGTATTTGTTTTTCATTACTCACAACCTAATGGGAATTTTCATGTTaaaagaaagcaaagaaaaaaatataaaaagttagctttgtgtcacttagtgactaataCCCAAACATACCCCTGAATGAGAAGAATTAATGACATCAAAGTTATGATTCTAACTTTGGGATAAGACCCCAGGTAGCCCCCAAAATGCGCTGCCCCTATTCACTCTCATaggtaataatacaaatatataaattataaaaacaacTACACTATAAAAAGTAGGTATATTGTCACTTAGTGACTTCTACCCAAGTAAACCCCAGAAATTTAAGACCCTGACTTGGGGACAAAGCCCTACAGGAGCCCCCATATTGCACTGGCCCTATTCACGTTCATAGGTGATAATGgcaaatatacaatataaacatctgccctatacaaACTTGATTTTGTGTCACTTAGTAAAACACAAGTATACCCTACACTCGGCAGAATCTAATTACATGTAAGCAGatgtttatataatgtatgtattagcCATTATCACCTATGTGAGTGAATAGGGCAGTGCATTTAGGGGCTCATGAGAGGTCTTATtcccaagttagggtcctaactttAGTGCCATTGgatttacctgtgatatagcaatATAGGATAAGAGTTAAAGTAATGTTGATATTGATATGTAATCTAACTTTGACCGGTATAAGGACTGATGTTACTAGTCATGTACTGTAACATACATATGTGATCTAGTTATAATCAGTATAAGGAATAATGTTACTAGTCACATTATGACACTGTTAAATTATAACCTTGATGTTCAAGATAATCAATATTCCCTTTTAGATTGGTATA from Bombina bombina isolate aBomBom1 chromosome 2, aBomBom1.pri, whole genome shotgun sequence harbors:
- the RNF103 gene encoding E3 ubiquitin-protein ligase RNF103 isoform X3, giving the protein MWLKLFFLLLYFLILFVLARFFETIVWYESGIFASQLVDPVTLSFRQLKTILECRGLGYSGLPEKRDVRELVEKSGDLLEGELYSALKEEEASEAVSSTNFSGEMHFYELVEDTKDGIWLVQVLQEERLDQINPYHVRTSDKHF